From the Drechmeria coniospora strain ARSEF 6962 chromosome 02, whole genome shotgun sequence genome, the window CCCAACCGGCCTCGctcatggccatgacggaggcGCTATGCAGCAAGTTTGGGCTGGAAGTAGGAGAATCGGACATCATCTGGGCGGCCAACGAGGACACGAAAGTCGCCGTGGACACTAGCAGCTTGGCTCAAACGCTCGATGATCTCCTCTCCGGGCTCCGGGAGCATACTGAAGTCAAGGCGATATTCGCCAATGTTCGGCAGGGAAAGATTACGAACGACGAATGGGACAAGGTTGAAAGACAAATAGATGTGTAGCTTAGTATGAAACGTACAACGAGCAACGTTCCGTCCTGCACCGTGAAAGTTTGGCTCTGCCAAGTGACGTGGTGATGCTTTTGTCGAGCTCGATGGCCGGGTATCTCATCTCAAATCGTACAATCTCGCCGCCGTTTCTTCTTGTCGTACAAGGTGACATGGTTAGGACTCGGTCTTGTTGGCTGGCGATTCCTGCATCTGGGGTCGCTgccgctcctcctcgcgtAGGCGCATCTGGTGCAACTTTTGTCTCGCAACGATGCGGTCGTATTCTGCCTTGACTTCGTCTCTATCCCGAGGTACCTTGTTGCACTCTTCCGGCCTCGGCCAAAAGTTGTGCACGGAGAAGCGATTGTCGAGGTTGGTGCCGAAGTAGTACATGATGCCAATCGGGAACATGACGTACACGCCGAACTGGGCGCAGACGATGTCAGCATCGCCCGAGATGGACATGGTAGGAGGGATAGCCTCACCTTGAAGACTTCTAGATTGAGACCACCCATGATGCAGGATGCGAGGCTGTTTTGCCGCGATGAGGTGATTGTTTTGAAAGGTTGATGG encodes:
- a CDS encoding protein PET100 precursor, encoding MGGLNLEVFKFGVYVMFPIGIMYYFGTNLDNRFSVHNFWPRPEECNKVPRDRDEVKAEYDRIVARQKLHQMRLREEERQRPQMQESPANKTES